In one window of Helianthus annuus cultivar XRQ/B chromosome 17, HanXRQr2.0-SUNRISE, whole genome shotgun sequence DNA:
- the LOC110923117 gene encoding receptor like protein 29, which translates to MASFSSILLVLLYVLTLFNVGYGGEMESMEDGELLGLFEVMGSLLDDPTWAQVHPQPCTDTPWPGVQCELMAQEDGANGQQDYNPTIFHVTKIHIGTDILTPPCKPTATLSSRGLMKLPYLKTLSLFNCFNVTPFSLSSSLFENNSLSSLEHLALVANPSLHGSIPSSLGNIQSLRVLSLSQNMLSGEIPQEICGLVNLQQLDLSYNHLTGSVPQDIGKLQSLTIFDLSYNMLGGQLPSSFGQLKSLQKIDLGFNDLTGRVPQELGNLSRLVLFDLSHNFINGPLPESLSGLKQLEYLVIQDNPINTGMPLFIGSLGRLKVLSFSRCGLMGPILTSLSMLKNLTALSLDNNSLNGTVPSLIGSLPNLEQLNLSQNNLSGEMLVSQEFINRIGMRLDIRGNNGLCIKNNTSSEVKSPISCVSSRNRTSWNKSSLGDQEEEDECGHMNSDLYQSSWSSKNHYYGYEFRLWLEQMFLVMMFLLL; encoded by the coding sequence ATGGCTTCTTTTTCTTCTATTCTCCTTGTTTTGCTCTATGTTCTTACACTCTTCAATGTTGGTTATGGTGGTGAGATGGAAAGCATGGAAGATGGTGAGCTTTTAGGGCTGTTTGAAGTTATGGGTTCACTCTTAGATGACCCTACATGGGCTCAAGTGCACCCACAACCATGCACTGATACCCCATGGCCTGGTGTTCAGTGTGAGCTCATGGCTCAAGAAGATGGTGCAAATGGTCAACAAGATTACAACCCTACAATCTTTCATGTCACCAAGATTCACATTGGGACTGATATCCTCACACCACCTTGCAAACCCACTGCCACTTTGTCTTCAAGAGGTTTGATGAAGCTTCCATATCTCAAAACTCTCTCTCTATTCAACTGTTTTAATGTCACACCATTTTCTCTCTCTTCATCTCTCTTTGAAAACAATTCTTTATCATCTTTAGAACACTTAGCACTTGTAGCAAACCCTAGTCTCCATGGAAGTATCCCTTCAAGTTTAGGTAACATTCAAAGCTTAAGGGTACTTTCACTTTCACAAAACATGTTAAGTGGTGAAATCCCACAAGAGATTTGTGGGTTGGTTAACCTACAACAACTTGACCTAAGCTACAATCATCTCACTGGCTCAGTTCCACAAGATATTGGAAAACTGCAAAGTTTGACCATCTTTGACCTTAGCTACAACATGCTTGGAGGTCAACTGCCTTCATCTTTTGGTCAACTTAAGTCTCTTCAAAAGATTGATCTAGGGTTTAATGACCTTACTGGTAGGGTACCTCAAGAACTTGGCAATCTGAGCAGGTTGGTGCTGTTTGACTTGAGTCATAACTTTATAAATGGACCATTGCCTGAATCTTTATCTGGTTTGAAGCAGTTAGAATACTTGGTCATACAAGACAACCCTATAAATACAGGAATGCCTTTGTTTATTGGGTCATTGGGTAGGCTTAAAGTTTTGAGCTTTTCAAGGTGTGGGCTGATGGGACCAATACTCACTTCTTTGTCAATGTTGAAGAACCTGACTGCTTTGTCTCTTGACAATAACAGTCTCAATGGGACTGTCCCTTCATTAATAGGCTCACTTCCAAATCTTGAACAGTTAAATTTGAGCCAAAATAATCTGAGTGGAGAGATGTTAGTCTCACAAGAGTTCATAAACAGGATTGGAATGAGGCTTGATATTAGAGGAAACAATGGGCTTTGCATCAAGAACAATACTTCAAGTGAAGTTAAAAGCCCTATTTCTTGTGTATCTTCAAGAAATAGAACTAGTTGGAACAAGAGTTCATTGGGTgatcaagaagaagaagatgagtgTGGACACATGAACTCAGATTTATATCAAAGCAGTTGGAGTTCTAAGAATCATTATTATGGATATGAATTTAGGTTATGGTTGGAACAAATGTTTTTGGTGATGATGTTTTTGTTATTGTAG